The Sebastes fasciatus isolate fSebFas1 chromosome 13, fSebFas1.pri, whole genome shotgun sequence genome includes a region encoding these proteins:
- the angptl8 gene encoding uncharacterized protein angptl8 yields MKTIWGLCLLCLAGGLRAVIAAPVRKTGKMEDKTAPQEEVNVLMFGVIQFSESLNYVYESTEAKIARISQTLRSREGTLEKLGRQTEQAAEVERQIKEVIQLLQAQMAKQQAQTKRTKEWLAGKEQEGVELKTKVKKLEMFLNTNMSIKELQERAEEQSYILRSLQHLTQFQKENIETMNEKLSKLQAMSEAMT; encoded by the exons ATGAAGACGATCTGGGGCCTGTGTCTGCTTTGTTTGGCCGGGGGGTTAAGAGCAGTCATCGCAGCTCCGGTCAGGAAGACCGGCAAGATGGAAGACAAGACTGCGCCACAGGAAGAGGTCAACGTGCTCATGTTTGGTGTCATACAGTTCAGCGAATCCCTTAACTATGTTTATGAAAGCACTGAGGCGAAGATAGCTCGAATCAGCCAGACTCTGAGGAGCCGTGAGGGGACTCTCGAAAAGCTGGGGAGGCAGACTGAGCAGGCTGCAGAGGTGGAGAGACAGATCAAAGAAGTAATACAGCTGCTACAG GCCCAGATGGCCAAGCAACAGGCTCAGACCAAGAGGACTAAAGAGTGGCTGGCCGGCAAGGAGCAGGAAGGGGTGGAGCTGAAGACAAAAGTGAAGAAGCTGGAGATGTTTCTCAACACCAACATGAGCATCAAAGAGCTGCAG gagagagcagaggagcagtCATACATCTTGAGAAGTTTACAGCATTTGACCCAGTTCCAAAAAGAGAACATCGAGACTATGAATGAGAAGCTCTCCAAACTGCAGGCGATG AGTGAAGCTATGACATAG